CTGGGCGGGCTGATCATTGTCATTGCCTGGGTACTGGGCGAAGCCGCCCGCATTGATGACGAAAACCGGAGTTTCGTCTAATGGGCATTATCGTTCGGCTGGACGTCATGCTGGCCACCCGCAAGATGAAGTCAAAGGACCTCGCCGCCCGGATCGGGATTAGCGAACAGAACCTGTCGCTTCTGAAGTCCGGCAAAGTGCGCGGTGTGCGATTTGAAACGCTATCGGCCATTTGCAAGGAGCTCGATTGCCAACCCGGTGATCTTTTGGAATATGAAACCGACAGCTAGGAACACATGCCGGAGGCGATCAGTTGCCTCCGGCCTTCCTAAATCCACGCTCGAATTATCCCGCCATGACTGATCTATCGCCTGCTTTGACAACGTAAGTCAGATACCGTTCTCAAAATCAGGATTTCCAGTGACTTACGAATTAACCATTCTGGTTCTCAATGCGCTTCTGTGCCTGGCTTTCCCATGGGCCTATAATTATGCCTATGCCAAGCAGCCCGGTGTCGGAGGCAAGCGCCTGATGGGCAACCGTGATTCCCTGCCCGAACGCACCGGGATGGCCGCACGCGGGGCACGTGCCCACCAGAACCATCTGGAAAACATTATTCCCTTTGCGATTATCGTTCTCACTGCACATGTCATCGGTATGTCCAATAGTGTTACCGTTGCGTGTGCTGCCATATTCCTTGCGGCGCGCATTACGCATGCAGGTTTCTATCTTGCCGGTATCACGCGCGTTCCGGGGATCAATGGCGTGCGCTCGATTGCTTATTTCGTCAGCCTGTTTTCGATGCTGGTTTACGCGTCCCAACTGTTTTTGGCCTAGGTCTCCGCAATAATCACATCCGCAATTGATCGCGTGCTTGCCGGGCGCTGTGAGTTTTGCCTTAATGAACGCCAATAATGCCGTGCACAAAGCAGTGGCAACAGGGAATGCTTCAGGAAAGGACGTTTTACATGACGCAGAAAGTCGCACTGGTAACCGGGGCCGCACGCGGGATCGGGCTTGCCACAACCAAACTGTTTATCGATCAGGGCTGGAAAGTCGCCATGATTGATCGCGACGGACCGGAACTGGATGCTGCGTCAAAAACCGTTTCGGATGCGGCCTCGGCCTTTGAGTATGACGTCTCAGACCCCGCACAGGTTGACCAGATGGTCGATGCCGTGCTTTCGGCCTTTGGTCGGTTAGATGCTGTCGTCAACAAT
The DNA window shown above is from Thalassospira sp. ER-Se-21-Dark and carries:
- a CDS encoding helix-turn-helix transcriptional regulator; this encodes MGIIVRLDVMLATRKMKSKDLAARIGISEQNLSLLKSGKVRGVRFETLSAICKELDCQPGDLLEYETDS
- a CDS encoding MAPEG family protein, with translation MTYELTILVLNALLCLAFPWAYNYAYAKQPGVGGKRLMGNRDSLPERTGMAARGARAHQNHLENIIPFAIIVLTAHVIGMSNSVTVACAAIFLAARITHAGFYLAGITRVPGINGVRSIAYFVSLFSMLVYASQLFLA